CCGTGACGATGAACTGGATGCGCGGCTGGTCCAGCAGGCTGGCCTCCAACACCAGATGGGCCTTGGCCAGGCCCTCCTGGGCACGGGGGTGCATGGCCGTGTACATCTGCAGCGCCTTGAGGGCCACGGTCAGGCTCTGGGCCACCTGCAGGAAGTCGTTCATGGCGGCGTCATCTCCATGGGATCGGACCACTCGCGCCTCAGCTGGGCGTAATGGGCTTCGATGAAGGCCAGCCTGCGGCGGCCTTCCTCCTGGGCGGGCTCGGTGTTGAAGCTGGCCGTGATGGTGCGGGCGAGATCCAGCCAGGCCTCGCCCCGGCGCAGGATCTCGGCGGTGCTGATGGGCTGGAAGGCCCCGCTGATGCAGCCGAAGTGGATGAGGCTGGCGGCTCCGATCTTGCTGAGCTTGTCGCAGTCCCAGAGGCAGGCGGTTTCCAGCGGCTCGAGGCGCCGGGTGAGCTTCAGTCCCACGTGGTGTTCGATGGCGTGGCGCACGGCGGGGATCTTTTCCGTGGGGAAGTCCGTCCCCGCGAGGATCTCCTCGACCTTGGCCGAGGCATCCTGGGCGTGGGTGTCCTTGCCGTGGGGATCCTTCAGCCGCTTGGCCACATCGTGCAGCCAGGCGGCGCACTCCACCACCTCCGCGTCCGCGCCGGTGGCCGGGGCCAGCCAGCGGGCCAGCAGCACGGCCGCGTAGGTGTGTTCAAAGCGGTAGTTGAAGATGGGCTGGTAGCTCCCATCCACCTCATGGCCGATGCCCCAGAACCGGATCGAGTCAGCATCCGAGAAGCGCCGCAGCGCTTGTTCACAGGCGGTCCGCCAGGGAGTGGTTGGGGTCATGGACGGGCTTCCTCATAGTCCGCGAGCGCATCGAGGGTGGCTTGTATTTCCACAAACATGACGCGATCCGACCAGGGTGCGCAAGCCTTGGACAGCTTTTCCATGAGGGGCTCCAGGCCCTTGGCCGGGGCCAGGCCGAGGATGCGCACCCCTTCCAGGGCCATGCGGGCCTCGATGGCCAGCACCTGCTCCAGGGCATCCACGGCCCGCAGCAGCTTGCGGGCGGCGATGGGGCCCATGCTGACGTGATCCTCCTTGCCGGCGCTGGTGGGGATGGTGTCCACGCAGGCGGGGTGGGCCAAGCCCTTCATCTCGCTCACGAGGGCGGCGGAGGTGACGTGGGCCATCATGAAGCCGGATTCCAGGCCGCCGTTCTGGGTGAGGAAGGCGGGCAGGTCCGAGTAGGCGGGGTTCACCAGGCGCTCCTGACGGCGCTCGGAAATGCTGGCCAGATCGGCCGCGGCAATGGCGAGCACATCGCAGGCGAAGGCCGGGTACTGGCCATGGAAGTTGCCGCCGGAGCGGGATTCCTGCGTGTCCGTGAAGATCATCGGGTTGTCGGTGGCGCTGTTCAGTTCGGTTTCCAGAATGGCGCCGGCGAAGGCCAGGGCATCGCGGGTGACGCCATGCACCTGGGGCAGGCAGCGCAGGCTGTAAGCATCCTGCACACGGTGGCAGTCCTTGTGGCTTTCGGAAATGGCGCTGCTGGTGCCGAGGATCCTCCGCATGTTCTCGGCCACGGCGATCTGGCCGGGATGGGGGCGGGCCGCGTGGATGCGGGGATCGAAGGCCGCGCGGGTGCCGCGCAGGGCCTCCAGGCTGAGGGCCGCGATCTCATCCGCGAGGGTGGTCAGACGGGTGAACTTCTCCACCGCCAGGTTGCCCAGCGACGTGATGAGCTGGGTGCCATTGATGAGGGCCAAGCCTTCCTTGGCCTGCAGGGTGACAGGCTTGAGGCCGGCCTTGGCCAGGGCCTCGCCGCTGGGGACATGCTTGCCGTCGGACCAGGCCAGGCCTTCGCCCACGAGCATGAGGGCCATATGGGCCAGGGGAGCCAGATCGCCGCTGGCGCCGACGCTGCCCTGGCTGGGCACCACGGGCACCACGTCCTGGTTGAGGCAGGCCGCCAGCAGGTGGATGGGTTCGGGCCGGATGCCGCTGTGGGCCTTCAGCAGGCAGTTGATGCGGGCGGCCATGAGGGCCCGCGTCTGGTCCTTGGGCAGGGGCTCACCCACACCGGCCGCGTGGCTGCGGATGAGGTTGAGCTGCAGCTGCTGCAGTTGGTCCGGCGCGATGACCACGGTGGCGAACTGGCCGAAGCCGGTATTGATGCCGTAGACGGTGCGGCCTTCGGCGACGATGCGGTCAACGACCGCGCGGTTCTCGGCGACGAGGGCGAGGGCGCCTTCATCCAGCGTGACGCCTTCGCCGGCGGCGATGCGCGCCAGCAGGGACGCAGTGAGGGAGCGGCCATCGAGATGAATCATGAGACTTCCTTGGGGGGGGTGGGGGAAAGGGTGAGGGCCAGCACCAGGGCCAGGCCCAGGGTGAGTCCGGCCACGGTGTAGGTGGTTTGTCCGCCCCAGCGGGCGAAGGTGAAGGTGCCCACGGCGGGGCCGATGATGCGGCCCATGCCGGTCATGGCATTGATGACGCCGAAGAGGGCCCCCTGATCTTCAGGCGGCGTCAGGCGGCTGGCCAGGGCCGTGCCCGCGGTGTTGCCCATGCCACTGCCCCAGGAGAGCGGAATGAAGAGCAGGACGAAGGGCCACATCCAGGCCGCCTTGGGCATCAAGGGCAGGGTCACGCCCATGAGCACCAGACCCGTGATGAGCGCCACCCGCTCGGGGATGCGCTTGGCCACCACCCGCACCAGGCCGCCCTGGTAGATCACCAGCAGCACACCGATGCCCGCAAACAGGTAGCCCACCTCGCGCTGGTGGAAGTCGAACCGCTGGTGCACCAGCAGGGCGAAGGTGCCCTCCATCATGGCGAAACCCGCCATGGCCAACAGGGACACGCCGAGAATCTGGGGCAGGCCCGGTCGCTTGAGTGCCTTCACCAGGGCGTGACCGCGGCTCTCGTGGGAACGGGCGCGGGCACGGACTTCGGGCGTGAGGGTTTCCGGCAGCCAGAAGAGCACCATCAAGGAGGCCAACAGGGACAGGCCCGCCGCCACAAAGAAGGGCAGGTGCCAGCCCTTGGTGGCCAGCAGGTGGTGGCCGAAGGCGCTGCCACTGAGTACGCCCGCCATGGCGGGGCCCAGCACGAAGCCCAGGCCGAAGGCGGCGCCGATCATGCCGAGGACCTTCGAGCGCTCCTCCGGCGAGGAGGTATCGGCCATGGCCGCCTGGGCCACCGAAATGTTGCCGCCGGTGATGCCATCAAGAATCCGCGCGGCCAGCATCCACTCGAAGCGGCTGGTGAGGGCCAGCATGAGGTAGCCGAAGGCCGAGCCCACGAGGCTCATCCACAGCACGGGCTTGCGGCCCACTTTGTCTGAGACGCGGCCCAGGATGGGCGAGGCAATGAACTGCATGACGCTGTAGCTGAGGAAGCCCACGCCTGCCCAGAAGGCGCCCGGCGTGGTGCCCGCGCCACCCAGGCCCAGGAAGTGATTGACGCTGGCCATCCAGGCGCTGGGGTGGTCTGCGATGGCCTGCGCGTAGAGCGGCAGGATGGGAATGACGATGCCGAAGCCCAGGAGGTCGACGAAGACCGTGAGGAAGATGGCCGTCCTGGCGCGTTTGGAAGACTGCATGAGGCTCTCCAGGCTCCCAGTGTAGCCCGGGGGCGCCCCTAAACCCCCAGCACCCTCTGCACCAGAAGGCGCAGTTCCTTGATTTGGTAGGGTTTCTGGATGAACTCGGCAGGGCCCTTGCCGGACAGGGTGCGGAGGGAGTCCTGCTCGGTAAAGCCGCTGCTGAGCACCACGGGGACCGAGGGATCCAGGTTGTGCATGGCCTCGAAGGCTTCCCGCCCATCCATGCGGGGCATGGTGAGGTCCATCAGCACCAGATCTGGCCGCGGGGCCGCCTCCCGGAACACCTCCAGGGCCTCCAGGCCGTCCCGGGCCGTGATCACTTCCAGGCCCAGGGTTTCCAGGGCCGCGCCGATGGTTTGGCGAATCAATTCCTCGTCATCTACCAGCAGGATCCGGCCCCGCATGGGGTGCGCCAGGGCCTCTTGGACCCCCGATTCGCAGGGAGCCGGTTGCTCGCTGGACGCTGGGAAGCAAAGCCGGAAGGTGCTGCCCCGACCCACCTCACTCTCGATCTGCAGCCCGGCCCCATGGCCGCGGAGGATGCCCAGCATGGCCGACAGGCCCAGCCCCCGGCCCGAGGCCTTGGTGGTGAAGAAGGGATCGAAAATCCGCGCCATGACCTCCTGGGTCATGCCCATGCCGGTATCGGTGACTTCCAGCATGACGTAGCGGCCCGCGGGCAGCGACTCCGCGCGGTAGGCGGACCGGAGCTGCCGTTCATCCAGGTCCGTGGCGTAGGTGCCGAGGTGGATGGCCCCTTCCCGGTCCCCGATGGCGTCGGCGGCATTGGTCACCAGGTTCATGACCACCTGCTGGATCTGGGTGGCGTCCGCCTGGATGGCGGGCAGGCCGGGCTCCAGATCGAAGCGGAGCCGGATCTTCTTGGGGATGGAGACTTCGAGCAGGTGGGTGACGTCCCGCACGAGGCCGTTGAGGTCGTGGGGCTGGACGAGGAAATGGCCGCGCCCGGAATAGGCCAGCATCTGCTTGGTGAGGTCCGTGGCCCGCAGGACGGTGGCCTCCATCTTGGCCAGGTAGGGGCTTGCGGGTGATTGCTCCGGCAGGTGCATCTGGGCCAGGTTCAGGTTGCCCAGCACCACCGTGAGCAGGTTGTTGAAATCGTGGGCGATGCCGCCGGCCAGGATGCCGAGGCTTTCCAGTTTCTGAGATTGCCTGAGGGCGTCCTCGGCCTGGCGCCGATCGGTGATGTCGAGCAGGTAGCCCAGGTAGTGGGTCGGGTTCGGGCCCGGGGAGGCCGCGGCGGAAAAATCGTAGAACCAGCGGTATTCGCCCGAGGCGGTGCGCAGCCGGTACTGCTGCTCGAAATGGCTCTTGCCCTGGGTTTCGACCTCCTGCGCCTCCTGGATCACCCGGCCCGCATCATCGGGGTGGAAGAGGCTGCGGAAGGGAACCCGTCCCTCCACCAGGTCGCTGACGGAGTAGCCGAGGATGGATTGGACGTTGGGCGAGACGTACTCCACTGGCCAACCTTCGATGGTCCGCCACTTGAACACCATGACCGGCCCACCGATGAAGAGGCCGCGCTCGGCGGCCAGGGCCTCTTCGGCGGCCTTGCGGTCTGTGATGTCCCGGGTGATGGAGAGCACGCAGGGGACGCCATCGACCTGCATTTTTTTACCGGACATGAGGCCGGTCAGCAGGCTGCCGTTTTTCCGACGGAAAGTGGTCTCCAGACCGGTGAATTCACCGTCGCGTTCAAGTTGCTCCATCATGCGCTGGCGGTCTTCGGGAACGGCCCAGAGGCCAAGATCACGGGATGATCGGCCGATCACCTCCTCCCGGGTCCAACCGCTGATTTTTTCGAACCCTTCGCTGACATCCACATAGGTCCCATCCGACAACCGGGTGAGGTTGATGGCATCCGGACTGGCGTGGAAGGTCTTGGAGAATTTCTCCTCGCTGGCGCGGAGGGCTTCCTCCGCGGCCTTCCGCGAGGTGATGTCGCGGGCGTAGGTGAAGATGATGTCCTGGCCTTCCGTGGACAGGAAATTGCTGCTGATCTCCACGGGAAAGATGCTGCCGTCCTTGCGCAGGTGCCGGATCTCCAGGCGACGGGAGCGGAGGGAGCGCACCAGGTCCCAGCGTTCGGGCCAGCGGGTGAGGTCCACATCCGGATCGATGTCGCTCAGGTTCATCCGCTCGAATTCTTCCCGGGTGTAGCCCAGGGCCGCGCAGGCGGCCTGATTGACGAACACGAAACCCGCCTCGGAATCGATGCCCATCACGGGGTCGGCCGCGCAGTCAATGGCCGCCGTCAGGAGCCGCTGCTGGGACTGGGCCTTGGCCCGGTCGATGGCCAGCGCGACCTGGGAGGAGACGAAGGCCAGGAGGTCGCGGTCTCCGGTGTTGTAGCGGTGTCCGCCCGTGTAGCTCTGCACCACCAGGACGCCGAAGACGCCCGAATCATTGCGCAGCGGCACCCCCAGCCAGTCCAGGGAGAGGGTTCCCTGCGGCGCCACTTCGCCGGCCGCCTGGAGCGCCTTCAAGGTCTCTGTATCGATGAGCAGGGGTTGGCCGCTGCGGAGAATGTATTCGGTGAGGCCCCGTCCGACCCTTCGCTTTCCGGGGACCGGGTCTTCCTGATCCACCCAGTAGGGAAACGAGAGGGTGTCGGAGGCTCGATCCCAGAGGGCGATGTAGAGGTTTTCCGCGGGCATGAGGTCGCGGACGATGGCGTGGACGCGCTCAAAGAGTTCACGGCTGCTCTTGGAATCCAGAGCCGCCTCGGCAATGCGGAAGGTTGCCTGTTGGGTCTGTTCAGCTCGCTTCCGTTCAGAAATGTCCTGAGCCACGGCGACGATGACCTGCTGGCCCAGATAGGTGCCTGGGTAGAGCCGCACCTGCTTGGGAAAGAAGGAACCGTCGCTCTTTCGGCCCCAATACTCAAACTGTTGTGGTTCGCCGTGCAGGGCCTTTGCGAAAAAGGTCTCGAGGACGGCGAGATCATTGCGTCCCGGCGCGGAGATGGCTTCCGGCGTTTTGCCGATGAAAAAGGACCGCGGGTAGCCGTACATCCGGGCCGCGCCCTCGTTCACATCCAGGAAGCGGCCCTGGGCATCCTGGACATAGATGGCCTCGGAGATGGCATCGAGCATGCCGTGGGTGGCATCCAGGCGGGCCTTGAGTCCATCGACCCGCAGGTCAGAGGGGTCTGAGGCGGTCCTGAGGTCTCGGGGGGCTGGGTCTGCCATGACGACACCATCGGCCAAAAGGCGCCGTGAGCCAAGTCTAGCGGTTCAGATTTGGCCTCAGGCCCAGCGGAAGCGCCGCACGGCCAGCAGGAAGGCTGCCACGCCCCAGGCGCCCACGATGGCCAGGCCCATGCCATGGCCAGCAAGGCCGGCGCCATCGTTGAACACGGCCCGCAGGGCCTTGATGAAGGGGGCCAGAGGCAGCACGGCCACGGCATGCTGAAGCCAGGCCGGGGCGGCGTCCAGGGTGAAGTAGACGCCGCTCAGCAGCATCAAGGGCAGAAACACCAGGTTCGAGATGGCCGCATAGCCTTCGGAGGTATCGGCGAAGCTGCTCAGGGCGAAGCCGAAGGCCATGAAGCAGCCGGTACCCAGCGTCATGACCAGCAGCAGGAGGCTGAAGGAGCCCTGGTTCTGGATGTTGAAGACGAGCCGGCCCACCAGCAGGAGGATGGCGGCCTGGAGCACGGTGAGGGTGAGCCGGTGGGTGACCTGGCCCAGCAGGAAGATCCATTTGGGCAAGGGCGTCACCGCCAGGCGCCGGAACTTCCCCTTTTCGCGGTAGGACACGTTCACCATGCCGACGCTGAACAGGCCCATGCTCACCAGGTTCAGGCCCAGCAGGCCGGGCAGCAGGAAGGAGGCGTAGTTGGTGGCCCGTTTGTGGCCGGGGCTCTCCACCTGGGTGGGGATTTTCAGGGGCTCGGGTGACCCGTTGAGCCGCGCCTGCGCCACCAGCCAGGCCTGGTTCACGAGGCCCGCCGTGGCCCCGGCCTGGGCCATGAGGTAGCTGTTCAGACGCAGGCGGTAGCCTTCGCCGTCCGGCTCCACTTGGGCGGCCGTCTCCCCCTGGGCCCAGCGGGCCTCGGCTTCCGCCTTGGTCAGCGGCTGGACCTTGAGCTGCAGGTCGGCCAGGGCCTGGTCGAAGGCCGCATCCTTGGGCGTCGACGTGGCTGAGAGGACACGCACCACTGAGAGCCTGGGGCCTCCGCTGTCCCTAAACATGGTGCCGAAGCCCAACAGCAGGACCACCGGGAAGGCCAGGGTCCAGAACATGGCGGCCCGGTCGCGGCTGTAGAGCCGCCATTCCATGACGAATTGTCTCCAGAGCAACATGGCTACTCCCTCAGGCTCCGGCCCGTGCGGTGCAGGAACACATCCTCCAGGGTGGCTCGGCGGACATGGACCTGCTGGAAGGGGATGGCCTCGGCCTCGGCGGATTCCAGCAGCCGGGGCAGCAGGGCCTTGGGATCGGGCGTGGGGATCTCCCACAGGTCCGCGCGGTGTTCGACGGGTTGACCGAGCCGATTGGCGAAAGCGGTGGGATCGGGCGCCTCGCCCTCGAAGGTCAGTTCCACCACGCTCGGAATGGCCAGATCGGCAATGAGCGAGGCCGGTGTGCCCGTGGCGATGACCTTGCCGTGATCCATGATGGCCAGCCGGTCGCAGAGGGCTTCCGCTTCATCCATGTAGTGGGTGGTCAGCATCACCGTGCGCCCCTCGGCCTTGATGCGCCGCACCACCTCCCAGAGGCTGCGACGGGCCTGGGGATCCAGGCCCGTGGTGGGCTCATCGAGGAACACCAGCTCGGGATCGTTCACCAGGGCGAGGGCCAGGGCCAGCCGCTGCTGCTGGCCGCCGCTGAGGGTGATGTGGTAGGCGTCGGCCTTCTCCTCCAGCTGCACCAGCTCCAGCAGCTCCTTGCTGCTGCGGTTCTTCGGATAGTAGCTGCCGTAGAGATCCAGCGCCTCCCGGGGGGTGATCTTGTTGAAGAGGCTGGTGCTCTGGAGCTGCACGCCGATGCGGGAGCGGATCTCCTGTCCCTGGTGCTTCCAGTTCAGCCCCAGGATCTCGATGTCGCCGGCATCGGCCGTGGTGATGCCCTCGATGATCTCGAGCGTGGTGGTCTTGCCGGCCCCGTTGGGTCCCAGCAGGCCGAAGACCTCGCCCCGGGCCACTTCCAGATCCACCCCGTCCACGGCAACCACCTTGGGGAAGGCCTTGCCGAGACCGCGAATGCGAAGGGCGGAATCGGACATGGGCACCTCAGGTTTCAAAGGGGGGGGGGGAGGCAGACAGTCTGTCACGACACAATCAGATCGGCCAGACGCACCAGCTCTCATGGAGTCGTCGCAGCATCGCCACCGCACGGTCGCGGTGAGCTGTGGAATCGAAGCGCGCCGCCCAGCAGCTTCCGGACCCGCAGAGCAGCGGCTCCCCACCGGCGGCGGCGAGGGCTTCGCGCACTTCCACGAGGGCGGGGCAGACTTTCAGGGCAGCCGCAGTCAGATCATTGCGCCAAGGTGGCGCGATGCCCTCTGGCAGGGAAAGCAGAGGCCGGGGATCTGCGTACCCAAGTTCCGCCAGAACCCGGTACACGTTGGGGGTGCTCACATGCAGCCCGGGGTGCACGAGCAGCAGCGGTTCAAAGGGCAGGGGGCGCAACGGAAACACCCGCTCACCCCGGCCCAGGCCCAGCGTGGTGCCGCCCAGCAGGAAGAGGGGCACGTCGCTGCCCAGGGCCGCCGCCAGATCCAGCAGGGTCCTCTCTGCCAGCTCGAGGTTGAAGAGGCTGTTGCCCAGCCGAAGGGCCGCCGCCGCATCGCTGCTGCCTCCGCCCAGGCCCGCCCCGTGGGGAATGCGCTTCTCCAGGTGGAGGGTCGTTGGAAGGGCGCGTTCCGCGGCGGCTTCGAGCAGGCGCCAGGCCCGGATCACGAGGTTGGATTCATCGGTTTCCAATCCTTCACCGGCGGGCCCCGAGATGCTCAGCGACAGGCGGGGGCCGGGCTCTCCGGAGAGCGTGTCCGTGAGTTCTGCAACGCCTTCGAGCACTGTGGTGACCAGCTCCAGCTCATGGAAGCCATCCGCCCGACGGCCGAGCACGGCGAGGAAGCGGTTGAGTTTGGCGGGGGCCTGGATCGAAAGAACCATGCCTCCACGGTAGCGCAAGGGCCCGCTAGGCTGGAGGGATGGTTCTGCTGCTCCGCACCCTCTGGAAAGGCCTCACCCTGCGCTTTCGGGCGCCTCTGGAGGCCCTTGAAGCCTCGGTGCTCAGCTTCCGCGTGTGGCCTAACGACCTTGATGTGAACGTCCACATGAACAACGGCCGGTTTCTGAGCGTCATGGATCTGGGCCGCTTCGATCTCACGTTCCGCACCGGCCTGGGGAGGGCCATGCTTCGCAACCGCTGGAAGCCGCTGGTGGGAGGCGTCACCATCCGTTACCGCCGCAGCCTGGATCCCTTCGAGGCCTACGAACTCCACACCCGCTTGCTGGGCTGGGATGCCAAGTGGTTCTTCCTGGAGCAGCGCTTCGTGAAACGGGGCGGGGAGCTGGCCGCCGAAGGTGTGGTCCGGGCCCTTTTCCGCGGCCGGGAGGGGAATGTGCCCGTGGCCGAAGTGCTGAGCCAGATGGGTTACGTCGGGCCCGACATCAATCCGCCCGAAGCGCTGCGCCGCTGGGCTGAGGGCTGAATCCATTCACTTGTTGAGGGACCATGGCACCGATCCCGGAAACCCATCGCATCTCGCTTGATCCGTCGGAACTCCAGTTCGATGTGATCCATGGCTACCTGACCCGGAGCTACTGGTCCCCGGGCATTTCCCGGGAGCTCGTGGAGCGGGCCGCCCGACATAGCCTCTGCGCGGGCGCCTTCGGGCCCCGGAGCGTCCAGGTGGGGTTCGCACGGCTGATCACCGACCACACCACCTTCGGCTACCTGGCCGATGTGTTTGTGCTGGAGGCGCACCGGGGCCTGGGTTTGGCCGAGGCCATGGTGCGAACACTCATGGATCTGCCAGAAGTTCAGGGCATGCGTCGCCTGATGCTCGCCACCCGCGATGCCCATGGCCTCTACCGGAAGCTGGGGTGGGAACCCGTGACCGATCCCGCGCCCCTCATGCAGATCCGCCGGGCCAACCTGTACCAGGCTCCACAGGAAGGGATGGAAGGCTAGAGTCCGTCCTCGAGCTCGAACTCCGGATCCGGGATGCTGAGGATTTCCGGGCCGTCGCGGGTGATGGCCACGTCGTGCTCGAACTGGGCCGAGAGCTTGCCGTCCTGGGTCCGTACGGTCCAGCCATCGGATTCCACCAGGCATCGGTGGCTGCCGATGTTCAGGATGGGTTCGATGGTGATGGTCATGCCCGGTTCCATGCGGAACCCGGTGCCCGGCCTCTGTTCGGCGAATACCACCTGGGGATCCTCGTGCAGATCCCGGCCCAGGCCGTGGCCGATGTACTCGCGCACCACGGAGTAGCCGCGTTCCTCGGCGAAGGATTGCACAGCGGTGGCCATGTCACCCAGGCGCAGCCCCGGGCGGCAGTGCTCGATGCCCACGAACATCGCCAGCTGAGCCGTCTGGATGAGCATGCGGGCTTCATCAGATATCTTGCCGACGCCCACCGTCAGGCAGGTGTCGCCATGGAAGCCATCGAGCTTGGCACCGCAGTCGATGGCGATGATATCGCCCTCTTGCAGCACGTACTTGGAGGGAATGCCGTGCACCACCTTGTCGTTCACGGAGGTGCAGAGGGTGCCGGGGAAACCATGGTAGCCCTTGAAACTGGGCGTGGCGCCATTCTGGCGGATGTAGGTTTCAGCGATCTTGTCGAGTTCCAGCAGGCTTACGCCCGGCCGCGCGGCCCGGGCGGCGATGCGCAGCGCGTTGGCCGCCAGGCGGCAGGATTCCCGCAGCTTGTCGATTTCCTTGCGGCTCTTGTATCGGATCTGTTCGCGAATCAGGACCGTGCCCCCCTCTTCCTCATTCTAGCGGGTAGAATGACGGCATGGCGCGACCTTTGATTTTCCTTCTGGCGACAATGACCCTGGCGGGATGCCTGGTGGATTGTGGCGGCGCGCCTTCGCGTCCCGCGTCCGTGTCGTCCGAGGCCCTGTGGGGCGGCGACGCGAAGAAGGGCGTGTTTCTCAAGGTCAATGGCCACCAGGGCACGCTCTGGCAACTGGAAGTCTGGAATCGCAAAGGGCAGCTTTTGGGAGCGGGCGGCTTCCGCCTGCGCGGCTTCGGCAAGGCCCGGATCATCCCCGACGAGATCATCGGATGGGAGAACGGCG
This sequence is a window from Geothrix sp. PMB-07. Protein-coding genes within it:
- a CDS encoding HD domain-containing protein — translated: MTPTTPWRTACEQALRRFSDADSIRFWGIGHEVDGSYQPIFNYRFEHTYAAVLLARWLAPATGADAEVVECAAWLHDVAKRLKDPHGKDTHAQDASAKVEEILAGTDFPTEKIPAVRHAIEHHVGLKLTRRLEPLETACLWDCDKLSKIGAASLIHFGCISGAFQPISTAEILRRGEAWLDLARTITASFNTEPAQEEGRRRLAFIEAHYAQLRREWSDPMEMTPP
- the hutH gene encoding histidine ammonia-lyase — encoded protein: MIHLDGRSLTASLLARIAAGEGVTLDEGALALVAENRAVVDRIVAEGRTVYGINTGFGQFATVVIAPDQLQQLQLNLIRSHAAGVGEPLPKDQTRALMAARINCLLKAHSGIRPEPIHLLAACLNQDVVPVVPSQGSVGASGDLAPLAHMALMLVGEGLAWSDGKHVPSGEALAKAGLKPVTLQAKEGLALINGTQLITSLGNLAVEKFTRLTTLADEIAALSLEALRGTRAAFDPRIHAARPHPGQIAVAENMRRILGTSSAISESHKDCHRVQDAYSLRCLPQVHGVTRDALAFAGAILETELNSATDNPMIFTDTQESRSGGNFHGQYPAFACDVLAIAAADLASISERRQERLVNPAYSDLPAFLTQNGGLESGFMMAHVTSAALVSEMKGLAHPACVDTIPTSAGKEDHVSMGPIAARKLLRAVDALEQVLAIEARMALEGVRILGLAPAKGLEPLMEKLSKACAPWSDRVMFVEIQATLDALADYEEARP
- a CDS encoding MFS transporter, with product MQSSKRARTAIFLTVFVDLLGFGIVIPILPLYAQAIADHPSAWMASVNHFLGLGGAGTTPGAFWAGVGFLSYSVMQFIASPILGRVSDKVGRKPVLWMSLVGSAFGYLMLALTSRFEWMLAARILDGITGGNISVAQAAMADTSSPEERSKVLGMIGAAFGLGFVLGPAMAGVLSGSAFGHHLLATKGWHLPFFVAAGLSLLASLMVLFWLPETLTPEVRARARSHESRGHALVKALKRPGLPQILGVSLLAMAGFAMMEGTFALLVHQRFDFHQREVGYLFAGIGVLLVIYQGGLVRVVAKRIPERVALITGLVLMGVTLPLMPKAAWMWPFVLLFIPLSWGSGMGNTAGTALASRLTPPEDQGALFGVINAMTGMGRIIGPAVGTFTFARWGGQTTYTVAGLTLGLALVLALTLSPTPPKEVS
- a CDS encoding PAS domain S-box protein; the encoded protein is MADPAPRDLRTASDPSDLRVDGLKARLDATHGMLDAISEAIYVQDAQGRFLDVNEGAARMYGYPRSFFIGKTPEAISAPGRNDLAVLETFFAKALHGEPQQFEYWGRKSDGSFFPKQVRLYPGTYLGQQVIVAVAQDISERKRAEQTQQATFRIAEAALDSKSSRELFERVHAIVRDLMPAENLYIALWDRASDTLSFPYWVDQEDPVPGKRRVGRGLTEYILRSGQPLLIDTETLKALQAAGEVAPQGTLSLDWLGVPLRNDSGVFGVLVVQSYTGGHRYNTGDRDLLAFVSSQVALAIDRAKAQSQQRLLTAAIDCAADPVMGIDSEAGFVFVNQAACAALGYTREEFERMNLSDIDPDVDLTRWPERWDLVRSLRSRRLEIRHLRKDGSIFPVEISSNFLSTEGQDIIFTYARDITSRKAAEEALRASEEKFSKTFHASPDAINLTRLSDGTYVDVSEGFEKISGWTREEVIGRSSRDLGLWAVPEDRQRMMEQLERDGEFTGLETTFRRKNGSLLTGLMSGKKMQVDGVPCVLSITRDITDRKAAEEALAAERGLFIGGPVMVFKWRTIEGWPVEYVSPNVQSILGYSVSDLVEGRVPFRSLFHPDDAGRVIQEAQEVETQGKSHFEQQYRLRTASGEYRWFYDFSAAASPGPNPTHYLGYLLDITDRRQAEDALRQSQKLESLGILAGGIAHDFNNLLTVVLGNLNLAQMHLPEQSPASPYLAKMEATVLRATDLTKQMLAYSGRGHFLVQPHDLNGLVRDVTHLLEVSIPKKIRLRFDLEPGLPAIQADATQIQQVVMNLVTNAADAIGDREGAIHLGTYATDLDERQLRSAYRAESLPAGRYVMLEVTDTGMGMTQEVMARIFDPFFTTKASGRGLGLSAMLGILRGHGAGLQIESEVGRGSTFRLCFPASSEQPAPCESGVQEALAHPMRGRILLVDDEELIRQTIGAALETLGLEVITARDGLEALEVFREAAPRPDLVLMDLTMPRMDGREAFEAMHNLDPSVPVVLSSGFTEQDSLRTLSGKGPAEFIQKPYQIKELRLLVQRVLGV
- a CDS encoding ABC transporter permease; this encodes MLLWRQFVMEWRLYSRDRAAMFWTLAFPVVLLLGFGTMFRDSGGPRLSVVRVLSATSTPKDAAFDQALADLQLKVQPLTKAEAEARWAQGETAAQVEPDGEGYRLRLNSYLMAQAGATAGLVNQAWLVAQARLNGSPEPLKIPTQVESPGHKRATNYASFLLPGLLGLNLVSMGLFSVGMVNVSYREKGKFRRLAVTPLPKWIFLLGQVTHRLTLTVLQAAILLLVGRLVFNIQNQGSFSLLLLVMTLGTGCFMAFGFALSSFADTSEGYAAISNLVFLPLMLLSGVYFTLDAAPAWLQHAVAVLPLAPFIKALRAVFNDGAGLAGHGMGLAIVGAWGVAAFLLAVRRFRWA
- a CDS encoding ABC transporter ATP-binding protein, giving the protein MSDSALRIRGLGKAFPKVVAVDGVDLEVARGEVFGLLGPNGAGKTTTLEIIEGITTADAGDIEILGLNWKHQGQEIRSRIGVQLQSTSLFNKITPREALDLYGSYYPKNRSSKELLELVQLEEKADAYHITLSGGQQQRLALALALVNDPELVFLDEPTTGLDPQARRSLWEVVRRIKAEGRTVMLTTHYMDEAEALCDRLAIMDHGKVIATGTPASLIADLAIPSVVELTFEGEAPDPTAFANRLGQPVEHRADLWEIPTPDPKALLPRLLESAEAEAIPFQQVHVRRATLEDVFLHRTGRSLRE
- the ispE gene encoding 4-(cytidine 5'-diphospho)-2-C-methyl-D-erythritol kinase; protein product: MVLSIQAPAKLNRFLAVLGRRADGFHELELVTTVLEGVAELTDTLSGEPGPRLSLSISGPAGEGLETDESNLVIRAWRLLEAAAERALPTTLHLEKRIPHGAGLGGGSSDAAAALRLGNSLFNLELAERTLLDLAAALGSDVPLFLLGGTTLGLGRGERVFPLRPLPFEPLLLVHPGLHVSTPNVYRVLAELGYADPRPLLSLPEGIAPPWRNDLTAAALKVCPALVEVREALAAAGGEPLLCGSGSCWAARFDSTAHRDRAVAMLRRLHESWCVWPI
- a CDS encoding thioesterase family protein, producing MVLLLRTLWKGLTLRFRAPLEALEASVLSFRVWPNDLDVNVHMNNGRFLSVMDLGRFDLTFRTGLGRAMLRNRWKPLVGGVTIRYRRSLDPFEAYELHTRLLGWDAKWFFLEQRFVKRGGELAAEGVVRALFRGREGNVPVAEVLSQMGYVGPDINPPEALRRWAEG
- a CDS encoding GNAT family N-acetyltransferase, whose product is MAPIPETHRISLDPSELQFDVIHGYLTRSYWSPGISRELVERAARHSLCAGAFGPRSVQVGFARLITDHTTFGYLADVFVLEAHRGLGLAEAMVRTLMDLPEVQGMRRLMLATRDAHGLYRKLGWEPVTDPAPLMQIRRANLYQAPQEGMEG